The genome window GATATGGTGttctaatataaaatataaaaaacttataatttcaaaagtatatatatatatatattgttgtaTTCAATCGAAATAGAATTATCTCTAGTAAAAAATACTTGTGGTCTCTAAATATGATTATTATTCCattcacaatttatttttagcaATCATTCCATTCAGTGATAGGAGATTGAGAATTTGTGTATCAGCAGGAGCTTGAGAATGGTGGTTCTATTCGATCTTTTTTACTTGGATACACATATCATTGTTAGGAGGAGACCTGGAGAAGATTAAGACTATATTCTCTAACACActtctttaaagtttaaacataCTCTCTTTAATTGgttaaactttatagaaaacCGTAAAATTAGGAATGACaatcattaaatatgatttgAGAGCCATAAAATTTTTTCATCTTCAATTTAAATCAAAATGAGTTGCAAGGGGTATCCAtgattatttagtttattatcACTCATAGCCAGCTACTTGTTGTTTGGGTTCTattgaatataataataaataaataaataaacaagtcttttaattttctttgggCCAAGCAATATATTCTGGACTAGGAGGCAATCGTCACGGCTAATCGGAGATACGCCCATCCAGAATGCTTTAGTAGTGGATTAAAATAGTGGGCCTATGAAGTTGCTGTGGGTTGTAATCTAAGTTCAAAATTAAAAGGGTACAGGAGGTGTgttcagaaaaagaaaacaaatagttGGGCCCAAGTATTGCAGACATTAATAACGATGGGCACGGAAATTAAATAACAGGAAGTTATTTAAACTACATTTTTAGGAGAATTACTTAAATTTTACTATTACTAATATTGAATTTGAACAGGGAGTTGTGTTAAGAATTAATAGAAAGagctttgttaatttgttacttCTATTATGTAAAATTTGTCTAAGTTTGAAACTTATGTATAGTTTGATGAACTTGTACCAAGAGAAATAGAATAATACATTCAAAAGGATCAACCTATGAACTAAAATTTAGAAAGTTGAATGCGTCatccaataaatttattttaaatcgaAAATGATGGTTTGGATTACTTCATTAAGGTACGTGAGATTGGAAAGCACTCAAAAGCAATATCTTTTCGATAATTGAAATATCAGTTGAAGCAGTTACAGAGAAGTTGTACGAAAATCAAATGACATTAGATCTAcgtatttaaaaatatcattatacaTATGTCAAAATCATAGAGTTCGACTATTAGTATTAGAAGTTTATAATAAGAAACATTACTTAATTTATCAAACATTGACAACACTATTGAAgtataataattatgaaaattaaccTTTAGAAACATTACTATAAAAGTTACTTACAAATCATTTTTTAGATCATTGTAAAATAttactataattaaaaatgaatatctttattaaaattactattattatatgtattaaGTATTAGATAATTCTCTAAtaagttgaaaattaaaaacttgtttgtttgatttaaaagaaCTTACAATCGAAAATGGATTCAATGTCTCATCTtcaaacatttatttgttaataaaataatttaataaaaattacttaatttattacaaaatatttttttttcaagaaataagtataattttcatgattaacataatttttaccAGTTCCCTTTGGCTCGAGCTTCAATAggataagtaaaaataatgttGAGAAATTgtactaaaaaatattcaaggaaaacaaatgtttttaacatattcaaatattatttgattttattaaaataatggaccaaacaaaaacatattgttCTATCAGCAGATCAAAGGAGTCCTTTCTCAATTTATTGAAAGATGCAAGTTACATAGTTTTCATGATTCTAATTTGTAAAAATTGGTATTTaaataagagaagaagaaaaaaagtgattcAGTGACCGTATAAAACGTTTTATATAACCATCCAAACataatttatgatatatgataaatttattaacttttaaaataattattttaaaataattcaaacaataattaataattaaaatttaattgcattaaatctttaaataaTTAGTGTTTATAGATGATGAGAAGTGAAATTAAATGCCAAATAACACCCAACTAaagaaaattctattttaaaagcAATATCAATAttgtaacataaaataattattattaaaattgagaCGTATACAATGTTTGATGATAGGTAAAACTGTAGAAGCTTGTGTACTTGTTGCAGAGAGAACTGAAACCCTGTGTGATGTGTCTGTAGGCAGTAAGACGATTATTTGTATTTCAATATGGCAACGTGATCAAACACCTTTTGCTACAacaaaattagaatttattaaaaaggtaattttgtaattgttatgaaaaggacataattgtattaaataataTGTAATCTTTCTATAATAAAGaacaagttatttatttattttatccatTTTCATGTATAATGGTTGATCACGTGAAGGTTCATATCTATGGAATCATGCATACTATTCTAATGTCACCACTAAATCAAACTTAGTGGGTATTTCTTCTAAGTTTATCTATAAATTATTGAGTATCGACATAAATGAATTTGAGTCTAAATATATGACTTTTTAGAATTTAGAGTCAGGTAAATACAAGTTAAATTCATTCAAACCCTTCCTATCAATATCCCTAACATAAGGAACATCTTaccatttcaaattttatatagtagcttttgtattaaaattgaatgtataaaattaattaagggGCATAACTGCATATGATGGAGATCCGGTGCTAGGAACATCACATAAAGGTCTGAATGAAAATGTCAAGTGGGAACTTTTTTCACCACAATCGAATTGTTCGTTGTATTGATTGTTAACATTTGAAAGACTACCTACTAAAACAAACGCTACCAGATACAGATACCAATCCAAATAAGCGATTCTCTTCTAAGACACTCAAGTTAAACTCAATGAAGAAACCTTGAGTAAGTTCGAAAACAATGTGTAACCCTCCACGCTTTTTTGATCTTATCAGTTACACAGATTCTTTTCTTACCTGATGAACCGATCATTAATTCTTTAACAGTGAGTTAAGACTTAAAATAGATACCATTATTCagtcttatttgttttgattgaaagaaaataacatattaacatcatattttattaataaaattttctgtTGTGATTCATTTTAAGATGTGACCAAATTGCTACACAAGAATTATCATTACTCATTTGATTAGCTTTCTGCAACATCAATCCCTCAATTAATTGGAAATACGCTAATGTACATTACATCGTGGTCATAGGTTCATAGCCCTAGAGAATTTCCTCGCAAGGTTGCAACTTACAACCACATAAAATGCTAAGATATCCGGCTCTGTTAGTAAAGCACTTACAGTATACTGCTCCATCCGAACAATCTAGCTTCGTTTGGGTGTTCAGTTTTCAACAATTAATTTGATAGCTCTACGTCCTTTTACCAAACGTTGTGAAAGATCGAAGTCGATATGCTGATTACCATGATGCTATTTTTAGTGCCAATGATAAATAAACCCGAAATGTCATATTAATTAGCCACTCTATTTCAtccaacattttttacattattgagATTCCAATTTGCCACCCTCTTATTGTTTTTTGTAGGCCCACAGACATGGCGTGTAATACTTCAAAATCTTGTTTTGCTGTTACATTCCAGCAGAGGCATGGAAACGAAGTAAATAAATGGAAGAAATAGAATATTTCACATGTTTCAAGGATAAATCCAAATGAGAAAACCAATATGAGAgtgattattaataaataattttattttttaagcatggGAAGAtgaattccattttttttcttcactggTATGAAAAAACATTTGTGAAAAATCAAATACCTTAAATAAATCTGATGGGACGGAAGAAGGAAGCTTGTTTCACTTATAAATAAACGGTGGTGCCCCACTATAACAGGTCAGTCCAAAATCAAGTGTCGCATAAAAATCCAAAGCAAGTTCAAGTTTAAGATTACTATGCCCCGGCACGTTACTTCTCACTTGTTGGAAGTGATGATGATGGCAAAAGAGGAACTTCATGATCATGGACCGTTTGATTTCTTTTGATACCATCCATCTTTGTGCAGTTTCCAAATGCTTTCGGTTTCCCAAAGTACGTCCAACTTACGACACAAAGAAGCCGTTTAGTTTAACCACTTCTCTTTGCGATGTTTCGTTCACAATGTTCATGCCTCTAAACGGCCACCCAGTTTCATTTCAATTTGTAAAACCACTAACCCAAACCACCCCATACCCATTATTACATTACATTAAATatgttcaaattaaaaatgaaaaataaaaataaaaggtaaaaggACTTGCATTACATATCAAAGTCTCCTAATGGGTTACAAAAGCTAACACATACCGCACTCAATACAAGGGAAAAAAATGTACACTAACTCGGGTCCCATTGAACCGGGTCTAAAGTCTGCGCTACCTTTCTCTAATCTGAGTAATCAATCACTACAGcacctagtttttttttttcttttcttttcttatgtaATAAAAAGAATCAGAAACTGGGAACAACATGAGCAGGGGCAAAACCAGTCTCATCCacagaaactgtctccttcttttgCCGCATCTCGAGCACTTTACGATGATGGTTCGAGTGAAATTCACTTGAAAATGTTGGGCTACAAGCAGGCCTGTATTCGGGTAAGAGCCGGCCCGACTTGAAGCGGACCCCACACGCGTTGCATAGTGTTTTTGGGCCTAGCGGCCCAGTTCTCCACTGAGGGGTTTTCTGCACGCCGCAATGACTGCACCTTCGCGGCGCCAGGGTATCGGAAGAgggttttttcttcatttttttggtatttgGCTCGGAGCACAGGTGGTCGAGGCTTTGGGTGTAAATTAGCAAGGGGCTAGAGggtgaagaagaggaagaggaagaggtggTGGAGCTTGAGGAAGAATCGGTGAAGGAAGGTGAACCGAATGGCCAAACACGAAGACCGTTTCTGGTTCGCTTGCTTCTTGCTTTGGTCTGAACCGGGGTTTTGAAAGAGAAAACCGGGATTTCCGGTTCAGGCTCTGCCTCTTTAAGGCATGCTGTTGGGTTCTCCGTTACGGTGGGGAAGGCCGCAGAGAATTCCGAGAAGGAATCCTCCACGAAATGAGACAGCCACTCCAAGTCCGCCAAGTCATCCGCCTGTAAAAATCGCAACTTTCTTCGTCAACCACTAACACAGaacaattaaaatacaaattgagTGGAAAAAAAAGGTACCAAGACGCTAAGCTCGCTAGTGGGCACAGAGGCATAATCGTCTTTGAAAGTACAGGGCTCGTGGCTTGGGTTTTCATGCTGAAGGGAGACACAAGGAGTGTCTTCTTGTTGTTCGGGTTCTTCTTCGACGTGAGAGAAGTCAAGGAGGTCGTTAACGAAAAAGTCGTCGCAGGTTGTGCCGTTTTGGACACTAACCTCTTCCGTGAAGGTTTGTGGGCTCAGTTTTAAGGTCATTTCTTTCCTATAATTGCTCTTCAACGCTGCCTCCACGCACTCCATTTCTTTTTCGGCCTGACAGGAAAACCACGACCCAatattagaaagaaagaaagaaagaaaaaagacagAGACTTTAACAAAACTCGGTCGTTTTTGCTTGTTTTGAAATTGAGAAAAATTTAGATGCAGAGAGAGTGAATAGTGAATACCTGAGGGAAAGGGAGATAGAGAGGAGGTGGTGTGGTTGGAACTGCAAGGAGaggggagaaggaagaaggcaAAGGATGATGAAATTGAAAGGGTTGAGGATAGGGAGTTTGGTAAAGCATTGAATAAGGGGCGAAAGCGTCACTTGATTATTACTACTACTAAAAGCTCCCGtttcttcctctctctctctatatagatATCCCCACTCCTACCTTATTTACTTTTTCCCACTCTCTTTCCGGTATTTATACGTTTTAAATacgtttgtatttttttatacgtAACTGTACATGCTCATAAATAAGtgaaaaaatcaaacacaaacctgaaatttcgagcGAGGATTCCCATTTGCGTTTTGCGGGAGGACTAGGACGACTCGTTCCGTAAGTAACTATCCGCCACTATGTGCTACCAAATTTATACTACATTTTACCGtttcttcaaatttttattttattttcgagACAAGGTTGGTACATACCATGTTATACAAGACTTACTGTTACCCTTTTCCCACCGGAAACCAAAATCGTGAAGACCTAGGAAACCacaatctttctttctttaaaaaaaaatctccttcTCTTttaacttttccttttcctctttggGAATATTATGAGAGTAGAAAACTGGAATTTGGGCCAAgtctttaaataaattaacttaaatacCTGCCTTACCTGGTTGTTGCTGCACATCGCCGCTCATTTTGGATGGTTTACTTTTCCCGCTCTCtgttttctaaatttctaattatCAGTTAgcaaaattaactaaataaaaagGAGCAAAGGCCATCGTAGATTCACAGGATAAACTCCTTAGTCTTATTTGAAAACACTAATGAACTTTTGGTGAagctttttaaatatttctttattagGCTTTATATCTATCCGTAATAATGAAAATCTATTTACGTATGTCAAGGCAAAAGGCTAATAGAAACTTGGAAAGAGTTATGGATCTATACTCTTAATACAAACTTCGCGTTGGCGTGAAATACATGTATACACTGATACGCATAATGCATGTGCCTTTAACTGGCAATGGTACAGACCAATAGGAAATCAATCGTCTAATGTAAAGTAGTACTTCTTAGTTCTTACATTGGGTTAATTTGGGGGTTGCAAATTGATTTGTCCAATGTATTATTTCATCAATTAAACCACACCGTTTTTTGTCTTAAAATTGAACCTGCTTAAATAAAAGGGTTTAAGGTTTGAAACTTGAACTGGAGCGTAGAATAATTGTGACAAGAAAAACATAAATGCTCCGACAATGACTGTACTTCACATcggttaaaaaaaatggaattccCTCTCGTTTCTGCGACTGCTCACCCGGGACAAATCGTGACTCGCATGgccaataaataaatgaaatggatGAAATTGTTAGCAGTAGGATTAATGTACAGTATCTAATAATCTTTTGATCATTATGTATCTAATAATCTTAAactacagattttttttttgatgaTTTTAAATCTTTCAATTTATTACTCCTATTATTTCcgtttttgtttgtctttttaaaattttacacacatgataagaaatatatgtaatatattaaaattctatttaaatttttaatacatccttaatttattttattcattttctccataattatctattttgttcataaaaaataataattaatgtcacctattttctaaaataagggGGGAATAAGAAATACTGTTGTCTTAACCATTTAAAATAGccgatgaaaaaaaaaatcaaaaagtcgcaattaaaaaaacagatataataaataatgaaactattttttaataaagtaatGAGTTTATTCAGAATTAACAAGAAGAGAGCATTATTCTAAgaggaataataaataaataaatatttaatatcttaaaattatgaaaaatactgtatgttttatttaataaataaattaaaattatttgtattgaTTTAAAAATGGCTCCCTCGTGCTTTATGCCAGTTTGGGTCTTCTCCCAATCTCCCATGCCATATGGCATATGTTAATACTAAACACAATTCAGTGAAATTAAACCAAACCCAACTACATGTTTCACCGTGTCCGTAGGTTGAGTTGTGTTTTCTTTGTtctcgaaaaagaaaaaaaaaacaataacatcATATACAGAGTATTTCACATTTCTAGGTATTTATTTGAAGTGAATAATAACTGAAAATAATAGGGTTGAAATTCCCTGTGTAGGCTTGATCGGTTTGGATTTGGGACATGGCATGACTTAGAAGCAAAGTGAGTAAAAGTGATGCCCAGCAATGACACCAATCAGCTTTTGTCGCTCATTAACACAACTGACATTATTCCTCACCCACACCCCGCTTCCTAAATTAATCTATAATAACCACTCTCTTGCCTAAATATTCATACTTTCACCATTATTAAATACTCCATTTAAATTAGGCTCAACTAGGTTCAGTAAGTAAAAATAGGTTACTAAATTGATTCCATCTTTTTATATGCCGCCCCATAACTTCTTTTCATAATATTTAGTAAGTTCATTTACTTTTAGCTCgctataattaaacaaaaccctTAAAATTTGTCTGAAACCCACACATTTAGTTGAAGTATTCCgtctacttttaaaataattcggattaaaaatataattaatatttttgtttatattaaaattgtttttaacttttgtatatgactttattattattctcatttatgataaatatataagtatttaaaactaaataaaatgtataataaaaaacaaaactgatattatctttaatttttatatgaataaataagtatattttttctctaaaagtAGTAGTATTAATTAATAGTCTGATGTCTCTTGATAAATTAATACTCCTTTCACTCATTTcgtagtataaaataaatacttattaacTAGCTAGCCGCGcccataaatttatttattataagataACAATAATTCTTACAAATTtatcagaaaaagaaaacacaagatCGTTTTTGACTATACACAGTCAAGCATAAAACATTTTACatgttaattaattgaaaattattaattatataacttttaaaataattattataaaatcaatgtatatataataatttataattaaataacagtataaaatttcattaaacatTAAACACTAGACAATGCTGCATAGTGAGAAAAATAACCACCAAAGCTgttattataatattacaaGTTGTGTTACCACGGAATTGACTTAATATACAACGAGGGGATTGTTTATGCGTTTAGCATAGAAATTTTTTTGGGTTgcattataaatttgaatatatataataacactaGTAATTAGTAAATTACTTATATACGTAACAACCTagtattttagata of Glycine soja cultivar W05 chromosome 1, ASM419377v2, whole genome shotgun sequence contains these proteins:
- the LOC114420108 gene encoding GATA transcription factor 5-like: MLYQTPYPQPFQFHHPLPSSFSPLLAVPTTPPPLYLPFPQAEKEMECVEAALKSNYRKEMTLKLSPQTFTEEVSVQNGTTCDDFFVNDLLDFSHVEEEPEQQEDTPCVSLQHENPSHEPCTFKDDYASVPTSELSVLADDLADLEWLSHFVEDSFSEFSAAFPTVTENPTACLKEAEPEPEIPVFSFKTPVQTKARSKRTRNGLRVWPFGSPSFTDSSSSSTTSSSSSSSPSSPLLIYTQSLDHLCSEPNTKKMKKKPSSDTLAPRRCSHCGVQKTPQWRTGPLGPKTLCNACGVRFKSGRLLPEYRPACSPTFSSEFHSNHHRKVLEMRQKKETVSVDETGFAPAHVVPSF